In Chlorocebus sabaeus isolate Y175 chromosome 2, mChlSab1.0.hap1, whole genome shotgun sequence, the genomic stretch AAAGAGGAGGGTCTATGAGGTGACGTTCTAGAAGGGCGAAGAAGGGAGGATAGGAGGCAGATTACTATTCCCTCACAAACCAGGGCTCTGGGGAAGCCATGTCCTACTTCAGGACTCCACAAACTCATCCAGGTCCTCTGCCTTCTGGCCAAGGTGAGCAGGGGGCACCTGCAATTGGAGGGAGCGCGGCAGCTTCCCCTGAGAAGTTGCTTTCTGGCTCTGGGGAGGTGGTGGTTCTGCTGGGCATTTGGGGGCTGGCCCTAGAATCAATTCTTTTAGAAGAAAAGCCATTCCAAATGTCCTTGCCAATCAATAACTACCTGCTTGCTCactattcattaattcaacaaacacttcTCCATCACCTACTCTGTGTTGGGGACTGGGAGTATGGATATGAGTAACACCTAGTTCCCAACCTCTAGACAGTCCACTGGGGCTGGTCTGTTACTCCCCCAAGCTCTGCTCCCATGCCCTGCCCCTCGGGGGCCCCTCCTCAAAGAGACCGAGAATAACGTTCCATTTCATTCCTGTCTCTGCAGGTGGGACTGCTTCTCCAGGCCTGTCCCTTGGCCTCTGTAGTCCTATAGAGCCAGTGGTGGTGGCCTCTGGCGGAACAGGCCCACTGAGCCAGAAAGCTGAGCAGGTGGCACCTGCTGCCCAGGCCTGGGGCCCAGCCCTGGCAATGCCACAAGCCAGGGGCTGCCCTGGGGGGACTAGCTGGGAGACACTACGGAAGGAATACAGCCGAAACTGCCACAAATTCCCGCATGTGAGGCAGCCGGAGAGCTTGGGCTGGGACAATGGCTACTCCAGAAGCAGAGCCCCCGACCTGGGTAGCCCCAGCAGGCCTAGGCCCCTGATGCTGTGTGGGCTGTCACCAAGGGTTCTACCGGTACCCTCTGAGGCAGTGGGGAAGGAGGCCAGCTCCCAGCCTGACATCTGCATCCTCACCCTCGCTATGATGATTGCTGGCATCCCCACCGTGCCCGTCCCAGGCGTTCGGGAAGAGGACCTGATCTGGGCTGCTCAAGCTTTTATGATGGCCCATCCGGACCCAGAGGGTGCTGTGGAGGGGGCGCGGTGGGAGCAGGCACATGCCCACACAGCCTCTGGGAAGATGCCGCTAGTGAGATCTAAGAGGGGCCAGCCTTCTGGCTCCTGCTTGTAGATGGATGAAATAGCACCAGTTACGTAGGGTGGCTTCTCTGTATGGTTCTTGGGCAGACAGGGTTGGGAGGAGGGCCTATGGCAGGGATGGGGATAGAGCTGGTGGTTGAGCCATTCTGACAAATTCCAGTCCTTCATCAGGGACTTCCAGACCCTAAAGTTTCTCCAGATACCACTAAGACAGGAGATAGGTTTTGTCAGGTATATACAATGGAAATTATGTGAGGTAGGCGCCCCTGCTTGGAGAGTTGAGGCTGCTTTTATGTTTTGAAGActtgattagattttttttttttttgagatagggtcttactctgtcacccatgctggagtgcagtggcatgatcacagctcactgcagcctcaacctcctgggcacaagtgatcttcccacctcagccttcctgagtagctgggactacaggcacgtgctacatccagcgaatttttgtatttattgtagagaaggggttttgccatgctgccctgGCTGCTCTAATctgcctgttttggcctcccaaggtgttgggattataggcgtgagccaccgtacctggcctacccagaatttctttttttttttttttttaatttttattttttagacacagccttgctttgtcacccaggctggagtgcaatggcgtgatctcggctcactgcaacctctgcctcccaggttcatgcgattctcctgcctcagcttctcgagtagctgggattacaggtgcctgccactacgcccagctaatttttgtatttttagtagagacacagtttcaccatgttggtcacgctgatctcaaactcccgacctcaggtgatccgcccgccttggcctctcaaagtgctgggattacaggtgtgagccaccacgcctgaccagaATTTCTTATATTAAGTCCTAGTCATGTGAATTCTCCTCTTGCCTTAAATTTTCCAGCATGTTGAAAGCAGATCATAGGCAAGGAAGGAAAATTAATACTTAATTGAGCACCCACTAGGTATGCCTGCTCTGTAAACGTACCCTGTGGAAATCCCCATTTTTACAGACAATCGGGTTGAGGTTTAGAGGGGTAACTTACCCTAATAAGACTCATGGCTAGTAAAAGGCAGAACCAGGCACAAAAATCAAGCAGGGAAGGAATCAACCAGGATTCACATGTTGTATAACACTCTAAAGTCTATTCTTTCCATGATATACTCTAAACTGCCTTCTATGGAGCAAAGAAAAAACTAGACAAGTGATAGAATATGCAGCATTCAGTTTTATTGACCCCAGGATAGGACAAGGAAAGAAGTTCAGGGAGCCTGGCTGAGCCAGCTCCTCCCCAGAGGGGCCTCTTCCCCTGTAGGAAGCCTCCCAGCCCAGTTCACTCAAAGGAGATGGGTTAAGTGAGTCATCTCATGACTAGGGCAATTGCTACCACGCCCCAAACCTCAACCTGATGTTTTATCTCTTATCTTAGACCAGGGGTTGccgttattttatttttagatggagtctctccctcccaggctggagtgcagtggcagcaggatcttggcctactgcaacctctacctcccgggttaaagcgattctcctgcctccgtctcctgggtagctgggattataggtgcccgccaccatgcctggctaatttctgtatttttagtagagacggggtttcactatgttggccaggctggtcttgaactcctgacctcaagggatctgtccacctcagcctcccaaagtgctgggattacaggcgtgagccaccacgcccagctggatTGCCTGTTTTTATAAGACCTTTgagctaagaatgttttttaccttatgaaaatgttaaaacaaaaccaagaatatACAATAGAGACTGTATGTGGCCACCTGAGTAAACTAAACAGATAAGATCTGCTGACTCCTGTCTCACTGAGCTAGACACATGCTAGGTAGCAGGCCATGGTAGATGAGAAGACCCTTGAACCTTGTCCTTATTCTGGAGGGAGGGCCCATGGAAATACAACAGTGTaagtgtgagagagagtgtgtgtgtgtgtgtgtacgggtGGATGTGAGTGTGCAGTGTGTACAGGTGCATGAGCATCTCTGGGCATCGAGAATAATCAGAGTTGGACCTGCTCATAAGGCCCAATCCAGCTGTCAGCCAGTTCCCGCAGGGTGCTGTACCTCCGCTCAAACTCCTCCTTGCTGCAGTGCTGCAACAGCTGACCCACCTCCTCAGTGAGGTGAGTCACTGCCAGGTGCTTATCCAGGGTCTCACTCCACTTGCTGCCCAGGATGCTGTCTAGACTGGTGGCACAGCCTGCTGTCCACTGAGCCGGCAGCATGTCGGGCTGGAGCACCTGGCGGCGGGCGCTGAGCATGGCTAGGATGTGGCGGCAGGGCAGGTGGAAGGCCTGGTTAAAGTAGCAGCTGCAGCTGGCAGGGGGCTGGGGCTGCACCTTGTGGGTATCTTCCAGGATCTGTATGTTCATCTTTTCTGAGCCAGAGCCAATGAGGTGTGTGGATTTCTGGACCACAGCAAGCTCGCCCAGGCAGAGTTGGGCTGCTGGCCCTGTGCAGATGGCATTAAGGGAGTGCTGGATATGGGATTCTACCAGCTGCTCCACTTTGGGGCTTTCGGGGATGGTGTCTGAGGGGGCATGATTGTTCTGGGCACACAGGCCCTGGTTGAAGTTTGCCATGTCTGCAGAGTTCTGCTGCATGTAACGGAACAGAGAAGCCATACCTTGTTTCTCAGATGGGGTGGTGCCAAAGAACTGGCTGAGGATGCGGGTGGTGACTTCAAGGCTCTGGAAGTAGCGGCTGCTCTCAGCTCGGCTTCTCCAGCGGTGAGCCAGCCAGATGCGGTCGTTGAGCAGCCAGTGTGAGTGAAGCTCGGGCAGCTTGGCTGGGGGGATGCAGTTGCTCAGGAGTGTGTACAACTTTCTCAGGTTGCCTGCTGTGGCTGAGCACATTGTGCTCTGCAGGGAGGTCAGAAGCAGCCTTTCCATGGGTCGTTCAAGGGACAGCTGATAGAACTTGGCCTGGAGGAACTTACAAATGTGGAAGGCTGAGAGCAGGACCTCAGCTGCGGGGAACTCCATGGCTAGGGTGGGCAGTGGAAGGAAATGGGGATCCACCAGGATGGTACAGACTCTCTCCCATGCTGGGTTAAACTTCTTGAATACCTGAAACATCTGGGCCAGGCCTTCAGTGTCCTCCTTGGCAGGGATGGCAAAGTAGACTGCTCGGGCAAGATGACCCTCCAGTTGCACCCGAGGTCCATCCACCAGGAAGGTATATAAGACCTTACCCCTTGGGTTATAGGTCCGGTGGATAAATAAGATCTCAGGGAAATGGTCAAAGATACTCTGCATAAAGCAGCTCTGGTAGTTGAAGGTATCTAACTGGGCAGTCTTATTAACCTGGTGCAGCAGCATAGGTGGGCTCGAGTCCTTAATTAGGAGCCCATTCAGCATTGTCAGGGCCATGGGGGAGATGGGAGATGTCCAAATGCCAAGGTCAAAATACTTTCTTTGCAGGGCAGCTGTCCATGAGGCTTTGAGTCTCTCAAGCTTCAAGTAAGTTGAGGCTTGAGGCTAGACAATCATTCCCAGATCTTTTTCCAAAGACGGGCCTATGGAGAGGAACAGAGGTTTAAGGAGACAGCAGGCACCTGGCTCTTCAATTATTCATCCAcacaatatttgttgaacacttaCTATATGTCAGCACTGTTCTAGGGGAAGATACACAataaacatgtaaacaaataagcaaaaatatatcCAATAATGAAGCTTACAAGGACCATAAACCTGAGTAACATGTCAGAGAGTaagctggggaagggagggatacTTTAGTTAAAGTGCTAATGGAAGGCCTCTCAGGGGAGAAGGATGATATTGGAGCTGAGATCTAAATGATAAGAAGCTAGCTATGGAAAGATATGGTTACAGGGGATTTAAATAGGTACGGCCAGAGCTGCAtatggccttttaaaaaaaatagcattctggccaggtgcagtggctcatgcctgtaatcccagcactctgagaggccaaggtgggcagataacttgaggttgggagttcgagaccagcctggccaacatggtgaaaccctgtctctactcaaaatacaaaaagaattagccgggcatggtggcccatgcctgtagtctcagctactcgggaggctgaggcaggagactcgcttgaacccaggaggccgaggttgcgccactgcactccagctctgggtgacagagtgaaactccgtctcaaaaaataaaataaaataaaaatatgattttatatttataaatgactGATCGGCATCCATTCTTTCCTTTGGTCCTGGTATGCATAAGACTTGAACTGCAATTGCTCCaaacttgctgtgtgatcttgggcaagtcagtgaccctctctgagcctcaatccCTTCCATCATAAAATATGGCTAACAAATGTACATAGCTTCTCCTGCCTCTACTATATCCCTCTTTTAGCAGCAATGGTCTATTCCAGCGTTTTCTCTATTTGGCCCCAGACCGAGTTAccgtcctcattttacagatgataaactAAAGCTCAAAGAAGCTAAATGACTTGCCCACCATTACTCTGTAAGTAGCTGAAAGCTGAGTCTTTGGTTCCGGATCCTGACCGCTGTCCACAGCACCTGGGGTCCAAAAACCAACAGAGAGGGAATACGGCCTTTGACCTCTCACCTCTAACCTGGGTGGGAGATGTGGATGTCTGACGTTCCGAGTCCAGCTGGAGCCGGATGAGAAGAAAACCTCCCTCACACCCCTTTGGGAGCTGTATGACGGCTGACTGCGGTGATCCACTGTCTCACACTTCCACCCCTTCAGGAATCACTCACCCACAGCCTGGCTCCGTCGCCATTTCTCCCTATTTGACCCTGCCTCCGACTCTGACTGACATCCAAACTCACCAACCACGGTGTCAGCATCGCAGTGACTCGGGCCAATGTCTGAGGAATTCACTTTCAGGCTTTAGCGCCATGGACCAATCGTAGCGCGACGATTCGCGGGCGGGCAGTGTTGCCAGGGTTACAAGGGGCTCGGCGGCGGTAACCAATGAGAGTCTAATGATACTTGCATCTGGGAGAGCCGAGCCTTGAAGCTGGAGCTCTGGGGCCTCCCTTCAGGCTAGGCGACTGGAAGGACACGTTACTATGGAAGCTCCTTCAAaggcagaaaatgaaaaggaaaataaatagcaattttatagatttttttttttttttttgagatggagtctcgcactgtcgcctgggatggagtgcagtggcacgatctcggctcactgcgaccaccacctcccgggttcaagtgatgattctcctgcctcagcctcctgagtagctgggattacaggcacctgccaccaagcccagttgattttttgcatttttagtagagatggggtttcaccctgttggccaggctggtctcgaactcctgacctcgtgattcgcccacctcagcctctcaaagtgctgggattacaggcgtgagccactgcgattttttgttttggtttgttctgtgtatgtgtgcgtgtcaGACTCTAAAGCCCCTGCAGTTTAGGAAACGGTGCATATATAGTCGTAATGCATATTCTAccttatgaggaaactgagttccAGGTCTCAAATTCTACTGCTCCTTCGGGGATCGGGAGCCCAACTTTTAGAGCTGAGGAAATCCAGATCCCCTTAAACAAGCCAAAATTTGGCATTCGCTAGCCCGACCCCCTCCAGTATTCTTCAGAATGGTGCCATGACTTATTTAGGGTCCTACTACACTAGTGTAAGGGCCTACTGACTGGTCTCTTGTCCTCAGTTCCCTCGAAGATGGCAGACTTAGAAAGCTGGGTGTTTACCAGGCCTTGGAGGATTAAGTTTACCAACTAGCAACATCAAATCAGTGTTGGTACTTCGCATCAACAATGTtattgggccgggtgcggtaggtcatgcctttaatcccagcactttgggaggccgaagcaggtggattgtctgagataaggagttcaagaccaggcggaccaacatggtgaaaccccttctctaaatacaaaaaattagccaggcgtggtggcacatgcttgtaatcccaactactcgggaggctgaggcaggagaatcgcttgaacccaggaggcggaggttgcagtgacccgagattctgccattgcactccagcctgggcaacaagcaacaagagcgaaactccatctcattaggaagaaaagaaagaaaaaaaaaaaaggtgcttatGTAAACCTAAAGGGGAAATTTGGGATTAGAACAGGTCAACATGCTAATTTTtacagaggaaactgaggtcaaaGAAATTGCCCACAGTTCTCCAGTAAGTTGCTGCCAGTAAGGTATAAGATTCAGGTTTTTTCCCCCACACCCTCCAGTCTATTTGGCCTCTTCCCGCTAGAACATAAGGCAACCTGAGATCAACCTTGAAAGCTTGGTTGTAGGAAGGGGGCAAGGTAAGAGGCAGATTGCTAAATCCCTGAATGTGAGGCACCAGGTTCTATTTGGCTCCACAACCCCATTAGGTTGCTAATActcaattttccctttttttttttttgagatagagtctcattttgtcacccaggctggagtgcagtggcgcgatctaggctcactgcaacctctgcctcctgggttcaagtgattctcctgcctcagtctctcaagtagctgggattataggtgggccaccgtgcctggctaatttttgtatttttagtagaacagggtttcaccatgttggccaggctggtctcaaactcctgacctcagatgatccacccacctcgacatcccaaatgctgggattatgggcatgagccactacgcccggcctcaattttctttaaaattaataaatccaCCCTAGAGCATCCACTTCCTAACTGTAAAGTCGAGTCCTATTGCTATGCaattcctcttccttccctgatCAAGCAGAACACATTTCCCttgtttacttaattttattaaaaacaactttaatatgaataaaaagttacaaataaGATTCTTCATAAAGAGCAGCAACAGCCAAAGATCATCCTCATTCCCCTTGTTCCTGAAAACAGGCCCTTTTACCAGACCGATTTTGTCTCACCCTATCCTGAGGCAGGGATTCATCTTTGCAGGGCAAATAAGATCTGAtctcaggggctgggggaggaagagGGTGACCTTGCAGCACGGAGATAACTTTGGCCTTGAACAACAACTGAGGCTCCCAAGGAATGCGAAAAGTAGGGCTGAAAAGGGCAGATTGAAAGGACTGTCACACAGTGGAGTTCCTTTCTTCTCTACTGTAACAATATTCCTAGCCCTACCTAGGAAGATATTGGCTAAAATGCTGACCCCTAGCATGTCCTGCCCACTTTAAACTCTCACACTTCCAAGGAAAAGTGTTTGTGGTCCAATGCCTCAGCTAAAGTGCTTCAATAATGCATCACAGCTGTAGCGGGAGGGAATCCCTCCCCTTCTTCTTGCTTTCCCCAGAGGAAAGGGAGGCTGCCCACATCCTTAAAGTCTCCTGGCTGCTGAAGGAACTCAGACGGCTGGGAGGGGTCAGCCCAGATATCCACAATCTTGCGCAGGGTGGAGTAGCGCTCCTCCAACTCTGGCCCCTCAGTCTGCATGAGCAGGTTTGCTAACTCCCTGCTTAGGTCCTGAATCATGTCGTTCCGTCCCTGCTTCTCAGGCTGGCCTGTGTTTGGGACCATGCTATGATCCTGGAGCTCCCCATTGGGCCCAAGGAGGTGCTGGTACTTCTTCTGCCACCGGCGGCACACCATGGCTTCACCAACCGGCTGCTGGCTGGTGTGCAGCAGAGCCAAAATGTGTCGGCATGGCAGGTGGTACCATTGTTGAAAGGAACAGCTGCAGCTACAGCCATCTTTGCTAACCTGGTGAGAGTCCTCTAGTAGCTGAACGTCCACTGAAGAGCCAGCCATGTCCACCAGCTGGGTGGAGTTCTGTACCACCTCCCACTCATTGTGGCACAGCTTGTAGGCTAGTTCAGAGCCACTCTGGTGCAAGGTGTCCAGCATGCCAACCTGCGAGGGTGGCACCTGTGACCGCTGCTGCACCTGTACCTGCTGTGAGTCTGGCTTGGTCTCTTCTACAGGGAGGCTGGTAAGGCTTTCTCCACAGATTCCAAAAGTCTTCTTGGACTTCAGTGGCATGCTTGCTGGCCGAGCTCTCTTTAACTTGGGAGGAGCTGTGGGCAAGTTCTTCAAGCCTTTGGTATTAAAGAAGTCTATGTAATCCACAAAGCAGAGGATGCAGTCCAGCAGGGACTGCTGTTCCCGAAAGAGGCTTGACACCTTGCTGGTGACAATGTCTAGGCTGTCCATGTAGGTGTTACACGCAAGCAGGCCCTTCCTAACATGCATGTACCACAGCAGTTCACAGGTGAACCAGTGGGCCTGCAGGAAATTGAAGAGATCCTCATCCAGTAGGGCCTGGGACATCTGGCAGAGATTTTTCAGGCTGGCTTCGGAAGTGACAAACACAGCCTCCCGCAGGGCTTCCTTCATGAGCCTTTTAAAGGATGGATTTGCTGAACTACGATGCAACTTCTTCTCCAAGAGTCGGGTTGTGTGGTAGATGGAAAGGAGGATGCGGGCAGCAGGAAAGATCTCCTGCAGGATAGCCCGGTGATGGAATGAAGGGTCCACAAAGACCACCTTGACCTTGGGCCAATCGGAGTTAAACTCTGTGAAGATGCTCAGCATCTTGGCCACA encodes the following:
- the SPATA25 gene encoding spermatogenesis-associated protein 25; amino-acid sequence: MSYFRTPQTHPGPLPSGQGGTASPGLSLGLCSPIEPVVVASGGTGPLSQKAEQVAPAAQAWGPALAMPQARGCPGGTSWETLRKEYSRNCHKFPHVRQPESLGWDNGYSRSRAPDLGSPSRPRPLMLCGLSPRVLPVPSEAVGKEASSQPDICILTLAMMIAGIPTVPVPGVREEDLIWAAQAFMMAHPDPEGAVEGARWEQAHAHTASGKMPLVRSKRGQPSGSCL
- the ZSWIM1 gene encoding zinc finger SWIM domain-containing protein 1, whose amino-acid sequence is MALTMLNGLLIKDSSPPMLLHQVNKTAQLDTFNYQSCFMQSIFDHFPEILFIHRTYNPRGKVLYTFLVDGPRVQLEGHLARAVYFAIPAKEDTEGLAQMFQVFKKFNPAWERVCTILVDPHFLPLPTLAMEFPAAEVLLSAFHICKFLQAKFYQLSLERPMERLLLTSLQSTMCSATAGNLRKLYTLLSNCIPPAKLPELHSHWLLNDRIWLAHRWRSRAESSRYFQSLEVTTRILSQFFGTTPSEKQGMASLFRYMQQNSADMANFNQGLCAQNNHAPSDTIPESPKVEQLVESHIQHSLNAICTGPAAQLCLGELAVVQKSTHLIGSGSEKMNIQILEDTHKVQPQPPASCSCYFNQAFHLPCRHILAMLSARRQVLQPDMLPAQWTAGCATSLDSILGSKWSETLDKHLAVTHLTEEVGQLLQHCSKEEFERRYSTLRELADSWIGPYEQVQL
- the ZSWIM3 gene encoding zinc finger SWIM domain-containing protein 3; the encoded protein is MELGSCFKTYEDFKECFSAYKRENRCSFILRDCVSVRFHNLNHGTSIREDILYVQVKFVCIRTQSNRRRTQEADICPAYLLLRYNERLDRLFISELNTQHIHSDSKVASLGGDTTGKSQKTMYLQRFQPVQPTSKKDLDTADKSLVEPSFCLDKVQVSSKPEQEGITPSDLAKIAKVMKNFLKVDEGSMASFSVGDSQHLDRLSFQSSKMSDLFIRFPENLLLHRVENTQGHILYAFLVENKERESRVVHFAVLKAETATSVAKMLSIFTEFNSDWPKVKVVFVDPSFHHRAILQEIFPAARILLSIYHTTRLLEKKLHRSSANPSFKRLMKEALREAVFVTSEASLKNLCQMSQALLDEDLFNFLQAHWFTCELLWYMHVRKGLLACNTYMDSLDIVTSKVSSLFREQQSLLDCILCFVDYIDFFNTKGLKNLPTAPPKLKRARPASMPLKSKKTFGICGESLTSLPVEETKPDSQQVQVQQRSQVPPSQVGMLDTLHQSGSELAYKLCHNEWEVVQNSTQLVDMAGSSVDVQLLEDSHQVSKDGCSCSCSFQQWYHLPCRHILALLHTSQQPVGEAMVCRRWQKKYQHLLGPNGELQDHSMVPNTGQPEKQGRNDMIQDLSRELANLLMQTEGPELEERYSTLRKIVDIWADPSQPSEFLQQPGDFKDVGSLPFLWGKQEEGEGFPPATAVMHY